The Lonchura striata isolate bLonStr1 chromosome 5, bLonStr1.mat, whole genome shotgun sequence genome window below encodes:
- the CSNK1E gene encoding casein kinase I: MELRVGNKYRLGRKIGSGSFGDIYLGANIATGEEVAIKLECVKTKHPQLHIESKFYKMMQGGVGIPSIKWCGAEGDYNVMVMELLGPSLEDLFNFCSRKFSLKTVLLLADQMISRIEYIHSKNFIHRDVKPDNFLMGLGKKGNLVYIIDFGLAKKYRDARTHQHIPYRENKNLTGTARYASINTHLGIEQSRRDDLESLGYVLMYFNLGSLPWQGLKAATKRQKYERISEKKMSTPIEVLCKGYPSEFSTYLNFCRSLRFDDKPDYSYLRQLFRNLFHRQGFSYDYVFDWNMLKFGAARNPEDMDRERREHEREERMGQLRGSATRALPPGPPAGATANRLRNVTEPMASTPTSRIQQSGNTSPRAISRVDRERKVSMRLHRGAPANVSSSDLTGRQEVSRISASQTSVPFDHLGK; the protein is encoded by the exons ATGGAGCTTCGAGTGGGAAACAAATACCGGCTGGGCAGAAAGATTGGCAGTGGTTCGTTTGGAGACATTTACCTAG GAGCCAATATTGCAACTGGTGAAGAGGTGGCCATCAAACTGGAATGTGTCAAAACCAAGCATCCCCAGCTCCACATTGAAAGCAAGTTCTACAAGATGATGCAGGGAGGAG tggGTATCCCCTCCATTAAGTGGTGTGGAGCAGAGGGGGACTACAATGTGATGGTGATGGAACTCTTGGGGCCCAGCCTGGAAGATCTCTTCAACTTTTGTTCCCGCAAATTTAGTCTCAAGACAGTTCTGCTGCTGGCAGACCAGATG ATCAGCCGTATTGAGTACATTCATTCCAAGAACTTCATCCATCGGGATGTGAAGCCAGACAACTTCCTTATGGGCCTTGGCAAAAAGGGCAACCTAGTATACATCATTGATTTTGGTTTGGCCAAGAAGTACCGAGATGCCCGGACCCACCAGCACATCCCTTATCGGGAAAACAAGAATCTGACTGGCACAGCCCGTTACGCCTCTATCAACACCCACCTGGGAATCG AACAAAGTCGCCGTGATGACCTGGAGAGCCTGGGTTATGTGCTCATGTATTTCAACCTGGGCtcgctgccctggcagggcctcAAGGCTGCCACCAAGCGCCAAAAGTACGAGAGGATCAGCGAGAAAAAGATGTCAACGCCCATCGAGGTGCTCTGCAAAGGGTACCCTT ctgaGTTCTCGACATACCTCAACTTCTGCCGTTCACTGAGGTTTGATGATAAGCCTGACTACTCATACCTGCGGCAACTCTTCCGCAACCTCTTCCACCGCCAAGGCTTCTCCTATGACTACGTCTTTGACTGGAACATGCTTAAATTT GGTGCAGCCCGGAACCCTGAGGATATGGATCGGGAGCGGCGAGAGCACGAGCGGGAGGAGAGGATGGGGCAGCTCCGAGGGTCAGCCACACGAGCGCTGCCCCCTGGTCCACCTGCCGGAGCCACTGCCAACCGTCTTCGCAATGTCACCGAGCCCATGGCCTCCACCCCCACCTCCCGAATCCAGCAGTCCG GCAACACGTCCCCCAGAGCAATCTCAAGAGTGGACAGGGAGCGGAAGGTCAGCATGAGGTTACACCGAGGAGCTCCTGCCAACGTCTCCTCGTCTGACCTCACAGGGCGGCAAGAGGTGTCACGGATTTCAGCATCACAG acAAGTGTGCCATTTGATCACCTTGGGAAGTGA